A single Chlorocebus sabaeus isolate Y175 chromosome 3, mChlSab1.0.hap1, whole genome shotgun sequence DNA region contains:
- the LOC103214284 gene encoding ADP-ribosylation factor-like protein 2-binding protein has product MGTLEEGFIVPFFSDSDEHFDAVVGYLEDVIMDEDFQLLQRNFINNYYQEFEDTEENKLTYTPIFNEYISLAEKYIEEQLLEQILGFNMAAFTTLQHHKDEVVGDILQMRLTFTDSPAFKEMFLDCRAEKEGQRLDLSRGLVETSLCKSSSMPASQNNLQHWDLPPDNERDHSQCHRLSSSIGSAHDDGTYPGKTDSVLQLFIRIKH; this is encoded by the coding sequence ATGGGTACTTTAGAAGAAGGCTTCATTGTGCCCTTCTTCTCTGACTCTGATGAACATTTTGATGCTGTGGTTGGATATTTAGAGGACGTTATCATGGATGAAGACTTCCAGTTATTACAGAGAAATTTCATCAACAACTActaccaggagtttgaggacacCGAAGAGAATAAACTCACCTACACacctatttttaatgaatatatttctttggCAGAAAAGTATATAGAAGAACAGCTGCTGGAGCAAATTCTTGGCTTTAACATGGCAGCTTTCACAACGTTACAGCATCACAAAGATGAAGTGGTTGGTGACATACTCCAAATGCGGCTCACATTTACAGATTCTCCagcttttaaagaaatgtttctgGACTGCAGAGCAGAAAAAGAAGGCCAGAGACTGGACTTAAGCCGTGGTTTAGTGGAGACTTCATTGTGCAAATCATCTTCTATGCCTGCTTCCCAGAACAATCTGCAGCACTGGGACCTACCTCCAGACAATGAACGGGATCATTCTCAATGTCACAGGCTCAGTAGTTCAATAGGCTCGGCTCATGATGACGGAACATATCCCGGAAAAACTGATTCTGTTCTGCAACTCTTCATTCGCATTAAGCATTGA